AAGTTCAGATTGGTTTGCAGCAGGGCGTCCAACCCATGGCGCAAAGCCGAGGGATGGTTGCGGATAAACGCCAGCGTCGGGCCCGGCTGAGTGGAGCGCGTCATTTCCTGTATCCAGGTCAGCGGAGTGAACAGGGTCGCCAGCAGAGGGACGCCGCCCTGATAGTGCCGGACCAGACCACGGATAATCTCGATTTCCCGCGTCAGCACCGGGTTATCCGCTTCCAGCACCGGCAGAGTGGCGAGATCGTCGGCGCTGGCTATCGGGTAGCGGCGAAATACGCCGGACCATTGCGCTGGGTTGCGGGAAAAAACGATGTCGGCGCCATAGGCCTCGGCCATGTAGTGGCCGTTCGACATCACTTTGATGAAATCCCAGCGGTTTTCATCGGTAAGGCGGATCGTTTCCTGAATAAACGAGGCAGGATCGCGATCGACATGCGGCAGATGCAGCCAGCCGGAGATGGCGGGCCGCGCCAACCTTTCGCCTGCCAGCAGGGCTTTTATTCGTGAAGTCGCGGTCATTTCAGGCTCCTTTGCCGCATTGGCTCTTGTTTAGCGCTGTGCCGGGTCGTGGCGCGGGCGTACCACGACTTCGGTGATTTGCGAATCATCATCGGCGTCGATAACCAGACGCACCGCTTTGGCTATCGAATGCGGCGAACTGCGCGCCAGCGGATCGTCCTCCTCTCTGGGGCGGTTCATCGGCGTGTTGGTCGGCCCGGGATAAACGGTCGCGACCCTTACTCCATGCTCTCGCTCCTCGTTGCGCAGCGCTTCCGCCAGGGCATGCAGGGCGAACTTACTGGCGGAATAGACGGTGTGTCCCGCCAATGGGCGCGTACCGGAACCGGAATTGATAAACACGATGCTCCCCTGGCTCGCGCGTAACGCGGGCAGGGTCAGACGCGTCAGCTCCGCGGGAGCGAACAGATTGATATCGAACTGATGACGCCAGATCTCCGGTGTGGCCGCCGCGACGGCAAACGGCTGTGAGACGGCGGCGGAATGCACCAATACATCCAGCCGGGCGAGAGTGGCGGCCCAGGCGGCGAGCGCCTCGCTATCGCGTAGATCCAGACTGACCTGAATCACGTTCGCGTGTCCGGCCAGCGGTGACGTTTCGCTACGGCGGCGGCCGATGACATAAACCAGGTGATCGCGAGCCAGATCGCTTGCTACCGCCAGTCCTATGCCGCTGGTGCCGCCGGTAACTACGGCGACGGGGCGGCGATTTTTTTCCTCCGACATCGGTGTCTCCATCAACGTTGGCGCCAGGCATAAGGCATGGCTGGCTGCCATTCATCGCCCAGCAGTTCGGGTTCGTCATAATCCAGAATGGCCTGGTAAT
This window of the Brenneria goodwinii genome carries:
- a CDS encoding SDR family oxidoreductase, producing MSEEKNRRPVAVVTGGTSGIGLAVASDLARDHLVYVIGRRRSETSPLAGHANVIQVSLDLRDSEALAAWAATLARLDVLVHSAAVSQPFAVAAATPEIWRHQFDINLFAPAELTRLTLPALRASQGSIVFINSGSGTRPLAGHTVYSASKFALHALAEALRNEEREHGVRVATVYPGPTNTPMNRPREEDDPLARSSPHSIAKAVRLVIDADDDSQITEVVVRPRHDPAQR